The nucleotide window ATCGGCTTTGGCCTGATGCCGGCCAAGTCAAGCCACGCTCCCACAGGATTTTCGTCGCTCAAATTACTGGCATTGAGCCGAGGGCGTGCGACGCAGGCGCGCCATGCTCAGGGTATCGACCAGCCGACCGTCACGCACGGCGTAATCGCGAAACAGGCCTTCGGTCTCGAAGCCGAATTTCTGGTACAGCCCGATGGCGGCTTCATTGTCGGCGTACACCGACAGCTCGACCCGTTGCAGGTTCATCCAGTTATCGGCGATGTCCAGCGCTGCTGCCAGCAGTTTCGAACCGACGCCCTTGCCCTGCCACGCCACGGCGACCCCCATGCCGAAGCTGCCGGCGTGGCTGCGACGGATTCGCGAAAACTGCTCAAGGCCAATGTTGCCGATGACCGAGCCCTGGTGCAGCGCCACCAGTTTCACCGCGCGTTCGTTGTCCGCCATCAGGCGTTGGCGCCAGACCTCGGTGGACTGAAACGGCATTTGCAGCACCTGCCGGGCCACGGCCGGATCGTTGTAGAGCGCGGTGATGCCCTCGATGTGGGATTCGTTGAAACGTTCGAGGTGAATGGCGGGGTCGTGGTCGGGCATGGCGGTGTTCGTCCTTGATCGGTGTGTGGCCGATCACTCTAAACCGCGATCCCCATGAGTGGCGAGATCAAAATGTGGGAGCGGGCTTGCTCGCGAATGCGGTGTGTCATTCAACATCCATGTCGACTGAATAACCGCTTTCGCGAGCAAGCCCGCTCCCACATGGATCTGTGTCAATTCTGGATCCGCAGTGCTGCGATCTTTTGATCTTGATGGCAGGCTACTCAAACCACTCCCGCCGCTCGCTGAAGGTGTTGTGGATCAGCTCGACGATCCCCTGCACTTCGGCCTCATTCCGGGAGTCGGCATTGACCGCCATCCACACCTGGCGCTGCATCGGTTGGTGGAAGAGCCCGGGCAACGCCAACAACCCCCGGTCGAACTGGCTCATGTAGTGCGGTAGCAAACCGATGCAGGCGCTGCAACGGATCATCTCCAGCATCAGCTCATAGGAATGCAACTGCACCACCCCCGCCAGGCGCTGCTCCAGCAGACTGTTCCACGGCCCGAAGGCGGCGACCTGGCGGTGCTGCTGCCATTGCACCAACATGAAATCGGCCAAGTCACCCAGGCTGTCCGGCCGGGCCGCGACCCGCGAATAACGCTTGGCGATGTGCGGCAGATAGTCCAGCCGCGCGAGTCGCCGGGGTTCGCTGACGGCGAAACTGGGGCCTGGCAACGGCGAATCGGTGCCCGCCAGCCACACCACCACATCGGCGCTGATGGCTTGCAGGGACAGTTCGCTGTCCAGGGAGATGATGTCCAGGCGCACGCTGGCATTGCGCCGCAGCAGCGAGACCAGGTCGCGCCCGAGGATGTCATGCAAGATTGACTCGGCGACGGCCAAGCGAATCAATGGCTGTTCGATCACCGGCAAATCGCGTTCATGGGCCAGGGCAATCAACTGCGCCTGAAGCTGCAAACCGTCGCGGCTGAGGGCAAAGCCATTGCCCGAATGGCTGAACAGCGAACACTGCAGTTGTGCTTCCAGTTGCGCCAAATGTTTACGCAACTGGGTCGACTTGATGTTGAGGCTGCGGGCCGCTTGCATGAAACAGCCGCAACGGGCGCTGACCCTGAAAGACTGCACCAGCAGCGGATCGATTCCGGCTATCCGTGAGTGCAAGGATGGGTTCTGTTCTACGGGCCAACGGTACTCGGCCACGCCCTGACGCCCGGTGGATTCCATGAATGACATTGATGACTCCCTGTCTGTCGATCTGTCCTTGAGCGTTCATCCTGCTGACCGTTCATGAACCTGATGTGACAGCCGGAAAAAACGGATCAGCCGTCCAAGGCGCGGAACCTGTGGGAGCGGACTTGAATCAACCGCCGGGCGCT belongs to Pseudomonas sp. B21-015 and includes:
- a CDS encoding GNAT family N-acetyltransferase, which produces MPDHDPAIHLERFNESHIEGITALYNDPAVARQVLQMPFQSTEVWRQRLMADNERAVKLVALHQGSVIGNIGLEQFSRIRRSHAGSFGMGVAVAWQGKGVGSKLLAAALDIADNWMNLQRVELSVYADNEAAIGLYQKFGFETEGLFRDYAVRDGRLVDTLSMARLRRTPSAQCQ
- a CDS encoding LysR family transcriptional regulator; its protein translation is MSFMESTGRQGVAEYRWPVEQNPSLHSRIAGIDPLLVQSFRVSARCGCFMQAARSLNIKSTQLRKHLAQLEAQLQCSLFSHSGNGFALSRDGLQLQAQLIALAHERDLPVIEQPLIRLAVAESILHDILGRDLVSLLRRNASVRLDIISLDSELSLQAISADVVVWLAGTDSPLPGPSFAVSEPRRLARLDYLPHIAKRYSRVAARPDSLGDLADFMLVQWQQHRQVAAFGPWNSLLEQRLAGVVQLHSYELMLEMIRCSACIGLLPHYMSQFDRGLLALPGLFHQPMQRQVWMAVNADSRNEAEVQGIVELIHNTFSERREWFE